AATAATATTTCCGTCCGTGATAAAGTGATTGCTTTCAGTGGCCGTATTTCATCGAAAACTTTGTTGAAAGTTGCGAAAATCGGCACCAAATAAGGGCCGGGGAATCTGATAAGGCATCATAAGTTTAGGGTATGCTTTTGCATTTAAAGGAAATTCAAATCCTTCTCAATGTTGAGGTAAGTACATCTTTATTTTTAGCCTATAATTAAGTTAGGTTTCTTCTTTCCTATATGCTAAAATTTGAATGTTCGAAAGGCAATGATGAAGGTGGAATTTATATGAGAAGGATGGAACGAAGGCAACAAGAAAAACAATTGAATGCAAGCAAGAAATGGTCTAACTATAAAAAAAATACTCGAATATTAATTATCGGAATGCTAAGTGTAATCATTTGTGGATTGATCGTTGTGAATCTATTAATTGCATCAAGTGATGTAAGTATACTAGATGAACCTGAACCGAGACCGACATTTATTTACGATCAAAACGGAGAAATCGCTAGTAAGATTTCTAATTCAAACATTGAGGGAGTTCGGCTTGAACAGATTCCACAAGAGCTAATTGAAGCAGTCATCTCTGTTGAGGATCAACGATTTTATAAACATAATGGGATTAATTATATCGGGATTGCACGGGCATTTACACAAAACTTGCGAAAAGGGGAAGTGGTTGCTGGCGGTAGTACAATTACGCAACAGCTTTCCAAAAATGTGTTTTTAACACATGAACGTACGTACTCGCGTAAATTTAAAGAGTTGATTCTTACGAAGAAAATTGAGAGAACGTATTCTAAAAGAGACATTATGGAACGTTACTTAAATCAAATTTATTTAGGTGAAGGCGCATGGGGTGTTCAACGTGCCGCGCAAATCTATTTTGGTAAAGATATAAGTGAATTAACGTTAAACGAGTCCGCGACATTAGCAGGATTAATTAAAGCACCATCCTATTTATCTCCTTATAAAGACTTAGAGAAATCGGTTAAACGACGCAACATTGTTTTATCATTAATGAAAAGTGAAGGGTATATTAGTCAAGCGGAGTTTGATGAAGCAATCGGCCAAGAAATTGTGTTAGCCGATCAAACAACGATGGATTATAAAGGGAAATATCCTTATTATATCGACCTGATCATTGACGAGGCCGTCGACAAGTACGGGTTAACGAAAAACGAGGTTTTATCTGGTGGATTACATATTTATACGGAATTAAATCCAGTCATCCAAGATGCTCTTGAAGATGTGTATGAGGATGATCGTTATTTTCCGGAGAGTAAGCCCAATCAACTCATTCAAAGCGCTTCAGTTTTCCTCAACCCTAAAACGGGCGGAATTAGTGCATTGGTTGGGGGGAGAGGAGAATATACGCATGGGAGATTTAATAATGCGACCAAACTGATTAGACAACCGGGATCAATTTTGAAACCAATTGCCGTCTACACTTCAGCATTAGAACGAGATTATCAAATTTCGGATATGCTTGTTGATGAACCAATCAATATAAATGGCTATTCACCTAAAAATTTTGATAAACAATACCGAGGAGAAGTGACAATGTACGATGCAGTCGCTCATTCGTATAATATTCCCCCTGTCTGGCTCTTGGATAAAATAGGAATTGAAAATGGTGTGCGTACCGTTGAACGATTTGGAATTCCGTTGGAAGCAAATGATCTTAATCTTAGTTTAGCACTAGGGGGCCTAGACCAAGGTACTTCGCCCCTGCGAATGGCCCAAGCTTTCTCGGCATTTGCGAATGATGGGGTGATGATGGAAGCCCATGCGATTTTAGAAATAAAAGATTCAGAAGGCGTAGTCATTGGACAATGGCATGAACAGTCTACACAAGTAACAGATGCAAAAGTGGCTCAGCAAATGACCTATATGTTACAAGGTGCTGTAGAAGTTGGCACGGCTCAGAAAGCACAAATTACAGGGATGGAGGTGGCTGGGAAAACTGGCACTACACAGTTACCATTCCCGGATATTAGTGGATCAAAGGATCATTGGTTTGTTGGGTATACACCAGATATAGTGGGTGCTGTTTGGTTGGGCTATGATAAAACAGATACCGAACATTACTTAACATCAACAAGTAGTGTCACAGCTCCGCCAATTTTTCAAGAAGTTTTATCAAGGTCTATTAGTGAATTACCTACTAAGCATTTTGACTTACCATTAATGGGGAAATTTAAAAAAGAACTAGAGAAACAAAAAGAGAAAATGAGGAAGAAAGAGCGCCGTCAAGAAAAAGAAAGGAAGAAACAAGAGAAAGAAGAATTGAAAGAACAGAAAAAAAGAGAGAATGAGAGGCGGAAGAGAGAAGAAAAAGACAAAAAGGAAAGAGAAAAGCGAGAGAAGAAAGCCGAAAAAGAAAAGAAGAAACAAGAGAAAAAGAAAGAAAGAGAGAAAGAAAAAGAAAATAAGTGGAAAGATTGATTGGTCCTGCCGGTCTTCATTTAACTAAAACCGCTTCAGAAACTAGAAAAATGTTTCGGAGGCGGTTTTTGACTTACCTTTTATCAGCGGCATTTGCTGCACGGTCACCCAAAAATTGAATTAATTGAACGAGGAAGATTAGGAAAACAACGGTAATGGCCATGACTTCATTTTGATAACGATAATAGCCGAAGCGTATCGCTAAGTCCCCGATACCGCCGCCACCAACCATTCCTGCCATCGCGGAATAACTTAATAAACTAATCACCGTTACTGTCAAACCACCGATAAGCCCTGACTTCGACTCAGGCAGCAATACTTTTCGAATAATCAACCACGGGGAAGCGCCGCAAGATTCAGCTGCTTCAATGACACCTTTATCAATTTCTCGTAATGAATTTTCCACTAATCGTGCGTAAAATGGAATGCCAGCCACAGTTAGCGATAAGCTTGCTGCGGTAGGGCCCATTGACGTACCGACAATTAGTTTTGTCAATGGTAGCAGTACGACAAGTAGTATGACGAAAGGAATGGAACGAATAATATTGATGATGGTTCCGGATATATTTTGGAGCACTTGACTTTGCCAAAACATTCCTTCACTAGTTACAAAAAGTCCAATGCCGAGTGGGACGCCGATGAGCACAGAAAAAGTGACGGATATGGCTAGCATCCAGGCTGTTTCCAAAAATGCAATCCCAAATTCATTGAATAATTCAGGAGACATTGGCAATCACCTCCAAATGATTCGTCCTGTTTATAATATACTCAATTGCGCGTTTGATTTCGGGCGCATCACCTTTTATTTCAACGATAAGAATCCCTAACGGACGATCTTGGATATAATTAATTTGGCCATGCAAGATATTGACGATGACTTTAAAACGGTTAATCGTTTCCGAGATGATACTATCTTCTGCAGAATGGCCACGGAATGTGATTTGAACAATCGATCCAGTCCTTGCTGCTAATAAACGATCCGGCAATGTTAGTGAATGAACGGTTTGCACAAATTGTTTCGCAAGTGGCGTTTGTGGGTCAGCAAACAACTCGTATGCCTCATTTACTTCGATTACTTTTCCATCCTCCATAACAGCAACTCGATGGCAAATTTGTTGGACAACTTCCATTTCGTGTGTAATGAGGACGATGGTAATGCCAAGCCTCTCATTGATTTCTTTTAATAGTTTCAATATAGAAGCTGTAGTGTTCGGGTCCAGTGCGGATGTTGCTTCATCGCAGAGTAGAACAGTTGGGTCGTTTGCCAGTGCGCGTGCAATGCCGACACGCTGTTTCTGTCCGCCAGATAATTGAGCGGGGAAATGGTCTGCACGATCGGAAAGACCAACCATTTCAAGTAACTCTGGAACGCGCTCTTTGATTTCATCTTTCGTCTTTCCAGCTGCCAACATCGAAAAGGCAATGTTGTCATACACTTTCGCAGAACTTATTAAATGAAAGTGTTGAAAAATCATTCCGATTTTCAAACGCTCTTTCCGTACTTCTAATTTAGATAAAGCGGTTAAATCTGTGTGATTTATAAGCACTTGACCTTCCGTCGGTTTTTCAAGTAAATTAATACATCTTAGTAACGTGCTTTTTCCAGCGCCACTATAACCGATGATGCCAAAGATTTCTCCTTTGGGGATTGTTAGGTTGACATTGTCAACGGCTGTGACATTTTCATACGTTTTCGTAACATTCACGAGTTCAATCAAAGAAAGACCTCCTATTTCTGATAATCAGGTTTTGTAAATCCCGCATTCTGTTCATTTGTATATTGTAAGAATGCCTCAGAGTGATAGGCATTTAAAATTGCTTCTGCAAATGATTCCTCTAAATCATCCTCACGGAAGGCAATGTTATTCATAAATTCAGGCGGTGTATCTTCTAACAGAACGGCATCTTCTAAATTTAAGCCCGAAGCAAGTGCGAAATTTCCGTTAATGAATGCAAAGTCAGTATCTCCCAAAGAGCGGGGGAGCTGTGCACCATCCATCGCAATAATTTCTAAATTATACTTGTTCTCAACGATGTCGTTTTCAGAGGCTCGGGACTGGTCAATTTCACCAGCAAGTGTGATCCATCCAAATCGATCTAGCATTTGAAGAGCTCTTGCCATACTAACTGGATCGTTTGATAAGATTAACTTCATCCCTTCTTTCACATCAGAAACGTCTTTATGTTTTTCAGAATAAAGACCGATTGGTGCGGTAGGTACAGCATCTCCAATTGCTAAATTCGTGTTATGTTCTTTATTAAAAGCTTCTAAATAAACGGATGTTTGAAAGACGTTTGCATCGATACTGCCTTCATCTAATGCACGATTTGGTTGGATATAGTCATTGAATTCAACGAGTTTTACGGTATAACCGTCTTTTTCTAGTAATGGAATGATACTTTCTCTTAATTGATCCGCGTACGGTCCTGACGTTGCGCCGATTTTCAACTCTTTTTTGTCGCCACTCGCCTCACTGGACGTACAAGCAGCAAGGATGAGCAATGTGGATAATACTACCAAATTCAATATGATTTTTCTCATTTTACTTTCCTCCTATATCTTTTAAACAGTTACTTTAGAAAACTTCTTTCCCGGGTGATTTTCTGGTAAACGATCCGTTCCAAATAAGTTTCCACGCATTGTTGTTTCTTGGACTTCGCCTTTTTCACGAACTAATCCGCGCGCTTGTAAAGCTGGAACGACTAGTTCTGCAAAGTCTTTAAAGGAGCCTGGTTTAATTGCATAGGTGATATTGAATCCATCCACATCGGCTTCATTTACCCAACGTTCCATTTCATCTGCAATTTTTTCAGGGGTTCCAACCACTACAGGACCGATACCGCCAATGCCTACAAACTCACCAATCTCGCGAATGGTCCACTTTTTGTTTGGATCTACTTTTGTGAAAATCTCGACACGCGAACGCATAGAATCATTCTCAATAAATTGTAGTTCCTCATCCAAATCGTACTCGGATAAATCGATTCCAGTCCATCCGCTAAATAAGCTCAAAGCGCCTTCGATACTAATATGCTGTTTGTAATCTTCATACTTAGCCTCTGCCTCTTCTTGCGTTCGGCCGACGATGGGTGTAAAGAGGCTGTATACTTTAATGTCCTTGCCACTTCTTCCGTATTCATCTGCTTGACCGCGTATTTTATCGACAAACTTACGGGCAATATCAGTTGTTGGCATCGATACATAAATTCCTTCAGCGTGTTGTGCGGCAAATGCACTGCCTCTTGGCGATAAACCAGCTTGATAAATGACGGGTGTACGTTGCGGGGAAGGTTCACATAAATGAGCCCCTGGAACGGTGAAATACTTTCCTTTATGTTGAATGTCATGGACTTTATCAGGGTCAACGTACATCATTCTTTTTGTGTCCCGAACGACAGCATCTTCATCCCAGCTTTGTTCCCATAATTTATAACAAACCTCCAAATATTCTTCAGCGATTGAATAGCGCTCATCGTGTGCAATTTGTTCATCAAGTCCCATATTAAGTGCTGCGCTTTTCAAATAAGACGTCACAACATTCCAACCAACCCGACCTTTTGTTAGATGATCTAACGTTGACATACGGCGGGCAAATGTATAAGGATGTTCATGTGTGACGGACGCAGTAATTCCAAAGGATAAATTCTTTGTTACGGCTGCCATGGCCGGAACGATGAGTAGCGGGTCATTGATGGGGGACTGGACTGCTTGCCTAAGACTTGCATCTCTTTTCCCTTCGTATACATCATATGGTCCGAGGACATCTGCTAAAAAAATCGAGTCAAACTGTGCTTCTTCCAATAATTTTGCAAACTCAATCCAATAGTTGATATCTGTATAACGATGTGCTTCTCCGTCTGGATGTGACCAAAGTCCGGGGGATTGGTTACTTGGGCAGTTCATTTCAAATGCGTTTAATAAAATTCTCTTTTTAGTCATTATGAATTCCTCCTAAGATTTTTCTGTTATGGTTTTATCCGATTTTTTGAAGGGCTACATAATTTTCCAACGTATTTGTTAAACCGCCTGGGAAATGAAGGCGCTTGCCTGATTGTTCTTTTTCCAATTTCGCTTTTATATATTGCAAAAACGTTAGAATATGTTGACGTCTTTCCAAAACATCGATGTGTCCATTTTCGTAAAACCATGCATCAATCGTATTGTAAACGCCCCGGTTAATTTGAAAAGATACTTCAATTTTTCGGACGAATAAAAGATCAGGTAAATGAACATCAATTGTCAAAAATATCACCTCTTTCGACATGCAAATCTTTTGTAAAAATAAAACCCTCTTCTCACAGATGAGAAGAGGGTGAAATACCAAAAGGTTAGTAGTTTCAGCCATCTCATCTTCTAGAATACGCATGTATTCTACTGAAATTAGCACCATACAATGAATTTGCTGGTTGCTGAGGTTTCAAAGGGTCAGTCCCTCCACCTCTCTTGATAAGAAGCAATATTTAATTAATTTATGGAATACCGATGATATTACCTGTCATTAATGATGTAACATTAGATAGAAGCTTATCTCTCTTTTTTGAAAGAGTCAAGCGTATTTGAAGGAATATTTGAAAATGGGTGAAAAGAACCTGGAGATTGAAATTTAGGAAGATAGTGAATAAAACGGTGATTGCTTTCCAACTTTTAGTATAATACTATTGGTATGGGAGTGAAGACATTGAGAAATAAGAAAGTTATCTTTATAACATTGGGCATTGTGTTATTTAGTTTGATTGGCCATAGCGTTTTCATTAAATGGAATAAAAGTAATGTTACTGTCTCAGAGAACACAGCGGTAGCGCAGAATCAAGATGGTAAAGAACTAGAGGAGACAATCATTCAAATTGATGACATAAGAGATATGCCTATCGAGGAAGAGTTTCCAGATGGACTAGCTGAAGAAAATGTGCAACAAGCGATTCATGATATGTCGCATCAAAAAGTTCTTGCTGATCAGAAATGGGGATTCCTTCCACTGACTCAAGAGCGCGTGCTACGTTTAATCGAAGTAGTGGAATTGAATCAAAACAACTATATACATGCTGATGTTTATTTA
This window of the Sporosarcina pasteurii genome carries:
- a CDS encoding transglycosylase domain-containing protein produces the protein MRRMERRQQEKQLNASKKWSNYKKNTRILIIGMLSVIICGLIVVNLLIASSDVSILDEPEPRPTFIYDQNGEIASKISNSNIEGVRLEQIPQELIEAVISVEDQRFYKHNGINYIGIARAFTQNLRKGEVVAGGSTITQQLSKNVFLTHERTYSRKFKELILTKKIERTYSKRDIMERYLNQIYLGEGAWGVQRAAQIYFGKDISELTLNESATLAGLIKAPSYLSPYKDLEKSVKRRNIVLSLMKSEGYISQAEFDEAIGQEIVLADQTTMDYKGKYPYYIDLIIDEAVDKYGLTKNEVLSGGLHIYTELNPVIQDALEDVYEDDRYFPESKPNQLIQSASVFLNPKTGGISALVGGRGEYTHGRFNNATKLIRQPGSILKPIAVYTSALERDYQISDMLVDEPININGYSPKNFDKQYRGEVTMYDAVAHSYNIPPVWLLDKIGIENGVRTVERFGIPLEANDLNLSLALGGLDQGTSPLRMAQAFSAFANDGVMMEAHAILEIKDSEGVVIGQWHEQSTQVTDAKVAQQMTYMLQGAVEVGTAQKAQITGMEVAGKTGTTQLPFPDISGSKDHWFVGYTPDIVGAVWLGYDKTDTEHYLTSTSSVTAPPIFQEVLSRSISELPTKHFDLPLMGKFKKELEKQKEKMRKKERRQEKERKKQEKEELKEQKKRENERRKREEKDKKEREKREKKAEKEKKKQEKKKEREKEKENKWKD
- a CDS encoding methionine ABC transporter permease, translated to MSPELFNEFGIAFLETAWMLAISVTFSVLIGVPLGIGLFVTSEGMFWQSQVLQNISGTIINIIRSIPFVILLVVLLPLTKLIVGTSMGPTAASLSLTVAGIPFYARLVENSLREIDKGVIEAAESCGASPWLIIRKVLLPESKSGLIGGLTVTVISLLSYSAMAGMVGGGGIGDLAIRFGYYRYQNEVMAITVVFLIFLVQLIQFLGDRAANAADKR
- a CDS encoding methionine ABC transporter ATP-binding protein, with protein sequence MIELVNVTKTYENVTAVDNVNLTIPKGEIFGIIGYSGAGKSTLLRCINLLEKPTEGQVLINHTDLTALSKLEVRKERLKIGMIFQHFHLISSAKVYDNIAFSMLAAGKTKDEIKERVPELLEMVGLSDRADHFPAQLSGGQKQRVGIARALANDPTVLLCDEATSALDPNTTASILKLLKEINERLGITIVLITHEMEVVQQICHRVAVMEDGKVIEVNEAYELFADPQTPLAKQFVQTVHSLTLPDRLLAARTGSIVQITFRGHSAEDSIISETINRFKVIVNILHGQINYIQDRPLGILIVEIKGDAPEIKRAIEYIINRTNHLEVIANVS
- a CDS encoding MetQ/NlpA family ABC transporter substrate-binding protein: MRKIILNLVVLSTLLILAACTSSEASGDKKELKIGATSGPYADQLRESIIPLLEKDGYTVKLVEFNDYIQPNRALDEGSIDANVFQTSVYLEAFNKEHNTNLAIGDAVPTAPIGLYSEKHKDVSDVKEGMKLILSNDPVSMARALQMLDRFGWITLAGEIDQSRASENDIVENKYNLEIIAMDGAQLPRSLGDTDFAFINGNFALASGLNLEDAVLLEDTPPEFMNNIAFREDDLEESFAEAILNAYHSEAFLQYTNEQNAGFTKPDYQK
- a CDS encoding LLM class flavin-dependent oxidoreductase, with the translated sequence MTKKRILLNAFEMNCPSNQSPGLWSHPDGEAHRYTDINYWIEFAKLLEEAQFDSIFLADVLGPYDVYEGKRDASLRQAVQSPINDPLLIVPAMAAVTKNLSFGITASVTHEHPYTFARRMSTLDHLTKGRVGWNVVTSYLKSAALNMGLDEQIAHDERYSIAEEYLEVCYKLWEQSWDEDAVVRDTKRMMYVDPDKVHDIQHKGKYFTVPGAHLCEPSPQRTPVIYQAGLSPRGSAFAAQHAEGIYVSMPTTDIARKFVDKIRGQADEYGRSGKDIKVYSLFTPIVGRTQEEAEAKYEDYKQHISIEGALSLFSGWTGIDLSEYDLDEELQFIENDSMRSRVEIFTKVDPNKKWTIREIGEFVGIGGIGPVVVGTPEKIADEMERWVNEADVDGFNITYAIKPGSFKDFAELVVPALQARGLVREKGEVQETTMRGNLFGTDRLPENHPGKKFSKVTV
- a CDS encoding DUF6241 domain-containing protein — protein: MRNKKVIFITLGIVLFSLIGHSVFIKWNKSNVTVSENTAVAQNQDGKELEETIIQIDDIRDMPIEEEFPDGLAEENVQQAIHDMSHQKVLADQKWGFLPLTQERVLRLIEVVELNQNNYIHADVYLSILKRWEKNDFSQVDSDHNAIWNLQNGTIGKAYGIMSVEEEREYIKKHFNIVEKK